In the genome of Lacerta agilis isolate rLacAgi1 chromosome 2, rLacAgi1.pri, whole genome shotgun sequence, one region contains:
- the CAMSAP3 gene encoding calmodulin-regulated spectrin-associated protein 3 isoform X6 has product MVAAAPAAAAAMRKSFLVPEIKPLDQYDFPRARSAASLAWVLAKGYGGAEHIPAELREPFYTDQYEQEHMKPPLIRLLHSSDIYCRAWRRALPSGADGASSPKDNAALLQLLAHRGLVPTFQDKPIKETDLHHKPIRLGAHLALIDSLMTAFALEATSSLSVTPGTDLAAISWDQKLLHWIDMIIHKIQQSSEQECTQRAAPGTDGQTQGSNSGPKIRYRKDKALPKQTPCFPAITGMKDLASGGAIAATIHYYCPQIVRLEDVCLKETMSVADSLYNLQLIQGFSADYLGGSCFLSLEDLLYMPPMLRINVGVFLAELFLCFEVLKPDFVHPKELPGLQDSPGLNDSLTPNSGNNSSSPVFSFRHPLLPGGQAQSPLCGSLGSLHHSTSMSHVEGFGKPWSKKQLSHPLSQAVSFSIPFGLDSDVDIVMGNPVGMLRSVSSDSLAPALYSSFPRSPRPRSTDVVEAPNGLVTTPLHSAGPKAQEGLALENGLSDGYPDLPTIEEALQIIHSSERLLPEGAPDGFYLHSPEPPKTSVPEKAPMATVYRCHNGPPNGAEPAQDGSLDSDAEEPTRAPGGPDDSTSCVSSLSSQPDSTASSASGVRMTSFAERKKKLAATDSKSSGISSEGSEVGPVPPDESPAQSPALSSEMSQLGARLEEKRRAIEAQKKRIEAIFTRHRQRLGKSAFLQLQKAPDAQGQSEDGRLALEERLAQLEAEEEAGSPRARLDNKQVTFSPDITKGGALDENLGDYNRAVAKLNTALSSLQLDMQRLSDQQQRLLLDKKPTVQAWVIPAPRTGREGAPPRSSLELSSPSPSPSPSRKSRSPQPTPKKSPAPAPPKSPRHARPVELKLPPLTRVLTPPHNVDTLPHLRKFSPSQVPMQTRSSIHFAEDEELPVPEAMGNLRPVASVPPQGGNGRVSGDGTSDVSSPSDRRSSLIEIPLSSLKGEEEDDDDADGDDSLEGSITEALDSEPARAGMGFYFKDEAKAEEEMAQKRASFLERQQRRTEEAKRRKQWQEKEKEKKEEEARQRQAEEQPRQEEEVVGPRRGDFTRLEYQRRHQLKLMEDLDKVLRHKPTTVRALKKGRPKTVFCDDSALARSPVKGLLGSKLSKVYSQSTLSLSTVANDPGNSLSIKRSSRAASPSGPMSPSRLLSNQNRERDWENASTASSPASIPEYTGPKLYKEPSAKSNKYIIHNALSHCCLAGKVNEPQKNRILEEVEKSKANHFLILFRDSSCQFRALYTLSPETEELTRLAGYGPRTITLAMIEGIYKYSSDRKRFTQIPSKTMSMSVDAFTIQGHLWQTKKPGTPKKPGTPK; this is encoded by the exons agCACATCCCTGCTGAGCTACGCGAACCCTTCTATACAGACCAGTATGAACAGGAGCACATGAAACCACCTCTCATCCGCCTGTTGCACTCGTCTGACATCTACTGCCGTGCCTGGCGCCGGGCCCTGCCGTCGGGCGCTGATGGCGCCTCTTCCCCCAAGGACAATGCTGCCTTGCTCCAGCTTCTGGCCCATCGTGGCTTGGTGCCCACCTTCCAAGACAAGCCCATCAAGGAGACAGATCTGCACCACAAACCAATCAGACTG GGTGCGCACCTGGCATTGATTGACTCACTGATGACAGCGTTTGCGTTGGAAGCCACCAGCTCACTGAGTGTTACGCCAGGCACTGATCTGGCAGCCATCTCCTGGGACCAGAAACTTCTGCACTGGATAGACATG ATCATCCACAAGATACAGCAAAGCAGCGAACAGGAGTGCACTCAGCGGGCTGCTCCGGGAACGGATGGCCAGACCCAGGGCTCCAACAGCGGTCCCAAG ATCCGCTATCGGAAGGACAAGGCGCTGCCCAAGCAGACTCCCTGCTTCCCTGCCATCACTGGCATGAAGGACCTGGCCAGCGGGGGCGCCATTGCTGCCACCATCCACTACTACTGCCCCCAGATTGTGCGCCTCGAAG ATGTGTGCCTGAAGGAGACCATGTCGGTGGCAGACAGCCTGTACAACCTGCAGCTGATCCAGGGCTTCTCTGCGGACTATTTGGGTGGCTCCTGCTTCCTCTCCTTGGAGGACCTGCTGTACATGCCGCCTATGCTGAGG ATAAACGTCGGGGTGTTCCTGGCAGAGTTGTTCCTGTGCTTTGAGGTGCTTAAGCCTGACTTTGTGCACCCAAAGGAGCTGCCTGGACTTCAAG ATTCCCCTGGGCTGAATGACTCCCTGACGCCCAACAGTGGGAACAACAGCAG CTCCCCAGTTTTCAGCTTCCGCCACCCACTACTGCCTGGAGGGCAGGCACAGTCCCCACTCTGTGGTTCTTTAG GCTCCCTGCATCACTCCACATCCATGTCCCATGTTGAGGGTTTTGGTAAACCATGGAGCAAGAAGCAGCTCAG CCACCCGTTGTCGCAGGCGGTCTCCTTCAGCATCCCCTTTGGCTTGGACAGCGACGTGGACATTGTGATGGGGAATCCGGTGGGCATGCTGCGCTCTGTCAGCTCAGACAGCCTGGCCCCTGCCCTCTATTcctccttccctcgctccccACGCCCACGGTCCACTGATGTGGTTGAGGCCCCCAATGGCTTAGTGACAACACCGCTCCACAGTGCTGGACCCAAGGCCCAGGAGGGGCTGGCCCTAGAAAACGGGCTGAGCGACGGCTACCCTGACCTGCCTACCATCGAGGAGGCCCTGCAGATCATCCACAGCAGTGAGCGCCTGCTCCCCGAGGGAGCGCCTGATGGCTTTTACCTGCACTCTCCAGAGCCACCGAAAACTTCTGTGCCAGAAAAGGCACCCATGGCTACTGTTTACCGTTGCCACAATGGCCCCCCCAATGGGGCCGAGCCAGCCCAGGATGGCAGCCTAGACTCAGACGCCGAGGAGCCCACGCGGGCCCCTGGCGGCCCCGATGACTCCACCTCATGTGTCAGTTCGCTGAGCTCGCAGCCCGACAGCACGGCTTCATCCGCCTCTGGCGTGCGCATGACCAGCTTCGCAGAGCGCAAGAAGAAGCTGGCGGCGACAGACAGCAAGTCCAGTGGGATCAGCTCCGAGGGCTCTGAAGTTGGGCCTGTCCCGCCAGACGAGAGCCCCGCCCAGAGCCCTGCCCTCAGCTCGGAGATGAGCCAGCTGGGGGCGCGGCTAGAGGAGAAGCGCCGGGCCATTGAGGCTCAGAAGAAGCGCATTGAGGCCATCTTCACCCGGCACCGCCAGCGCCTGGGCAAGAGTGCCTTCCTGCAGCTACAGAAGGCCCCCGACGCCCAGGGCCAGTCGGAGGATGGCCGGCTCGCTCTCGAGGAGCGGCTTGCCCAGCtggaggctgaggaagaggccgGAAGCCCTCGGGCCCGCCTAGACAACAAGCAGGTGACCTTTTCCCCGGACATCACCAAGGGCGGAGCGTTGGACGAGAACCTGGGCGACTACAACCGGGCGGTGGCCAAGCTGAATACTGCCCTGAGCTCCCTGCAGCTGGACATGCAGCGTCTGAGCGATCAGCAGCAGCGCCTCCTGCTGGATAAGAAGCCTACCGTGCAGGCGTGGGTGATCCCAGCCCCAAGGACTGGCCGTGAAGGGGCTCCTCCCCGCTCCTCCCTGGAGCTGTCCTCCCCTTCGCCGTCTCCGTCTCCTTCCCGCAAGTCCCGCTCCCCTCAGCCCACACCTAAGAAGTCTCCCGCCCCAGCTCCTCCCAAGAGCCCCCGGCACGCCCGGCCAGTGGAGCTGAAGCTGCCCCCCCTCACACGAGTCCTGACGCCTCCCCACAACGTGGACACCCTCCCGCACCTCCGCAAGTTTTCCCCCAGCCAGGTACCCATGCAGACCCGCTCCTCCATCCATTTTGCCGAGGACGAGGAGCTGCCCGTACCAGAGGCCATGGGGAACTTGCGGCCTGTGGCCTCGGTGCCCCCTCAGGGGGGCAACGGCCGTGTCTCGGGGGATGGCACCAGTGATGTCTCCTCACCCAGCGACCGGCGCAGCAGCCTGATTGAAATCCCCTTGTCCAGCctgaagggggaggaggaagatgatgatgatgcagatgGCGACGACTCGCTGGAGGGATCCATCACCGAGGCCCTGGATTCTGAGCCGGCCCGGGCTGGCATGGGCTTCTACTTCAAG GATGAGGCGAAGGCTGAGGAGGAAATGGCGCAGAAGCGTGCaagcttcctagagaggcagcaGCGACGCACTGAGGAGGCGAAGCGCAGGAAGCAatggcaggagaaggagaaggagaagaaagaggaggaggcaaG ACAGCGGCAGGCAGAGGAGCAGCCCCGGCAAGAGGAGGAAGTGGTGGGGCCGAGGCGCGGTGACTTCACCCGCCTGGAATACCAGCGGCGCCATCAGCTCAAGCTGATGGAGGACCTGGACAAGGTGCTGCGGCATAAGCCCACCACTGTGCGTGCCCTGAAGAAGGGGCGGCCCAAGACAGTCTTCTGCGATGACTCTGCCCTGGCGCGCAGCCCCGTGAAAGGCCTCCTTG GCTCCAAGCTCAGCAAGGTGTATTCCCAGTCGACTCTCTCACTTTCTACGGTGGCCAATGATCCTGGCAACTCGCTCTCCATCAAGAGGTCTTCTCG AGCTGCGTCTCCTTCTGGGCCAATGTCCCCCAGCCGGTTGCTGTCAAACCAGAACCGCGAGCGTGACTGGGAGAACGCGTCGACCGCCTCCTCGCCAGCCTCCATTCCAGAGTACACGG GGCCCAAGCTCTACAAGGAGCCCAGTGCCAAGTCCAATAAGTACATTATTCACAATGCACTGTCTCACTGCTGCCTTGCTGGCAAAGTCAATGAACCCCAGAAAAATCGCATCCTGGAG GAAGTGGAGAAGAGCAAAGCCAATCACTTCCTCATCCTGTTCCGTGATTCGAGCTGCCAGTTCCGGGCGCTGTACACACTGTCACCAGAGACGGAGGAACTGACACGCCTGGCAGGCTATGGGCCGCGCACCATCACTCTGGCCATGATCGAGGGCATCTACAAGTACAGCTCTGACCGCAAGCGCTTCACGCAGATTCCCAGCAAGACCATGTCCATGAGTGTGGACGCCTTCACCATCCAAGGACACCTCTGGCAGACCAagaagccaggcacccccaagaAGCCAGGCACACCAAAATAG
- the CAMSAP3 gene encoding calmodulin-regulated spectrin-associated protein 3 isoform X1, translating into MVAAAPAAAAAMRKSFLVPEIKPLDQYDFPRARSAASLAWVLAKGYGGAEHIPAELREPFYTDQYEQEHMKPPLIRLLHSSDIYCRAWRRALPSGADGASSPKDNAALLQLLAHRGLVPTFQDKPIKETDLHHKPIRLGAHLALIDSLMTAFALEATSSLSVTPGTDLAAISWDQKLLHWIDMIIHKIQQSSEQECTQRAAPGTDGQTQGSNSGPKCPTRWYWKLVPHAIAFCLKESGNKPPVIRYRKDKALPKQTPCFPAITGMKDLASGGAIAATIHYYCPQIVRLEDVCLKETMSVADSLYNLQLIQGFSADYLGGSCFLSLEDLLYMPPMLRINVGVFLAELFLCFEVLKPDFVHPKELPGLQDSPGLNDSLTPNSGNNSSSSPVFSFRHPLLPGGQAQSPLCGSLGSLHHSTSMSHVEGFGKPWSKKQLSHPLSQAVSFSIPFGLDSDVDIVMGNPVGMLRSVSSDSLAPALYSSFPRSPRPRSTDVVEAPNGLVTTPLHSAGPKAQEGLALENGLSDGYPDLPTIEEALQIIHSSERLLPEGAPDGFYLHSPEPPKTSVPEKAPMATVYRCHNGPPNGAEPAQDGSLDSDAEEPTRAPGGPDDSTSCVSSLSSQPDSTASSASGVRMTSFAERKKKLAATDSKSSGISSEGSEVGPVPPDESPAQSPALSSEMSQLGARLEEKRRAIEAQKKRIEAIFTRHRQRLGKSAFLQLQKAPDAQGQSEDGRLALEERLAQLEAEEEAGSPRARLDNKQVTFSPDITKGGALDENLGDYNRAVAKLNTALSSLQLDMQRLSDQQQRLLLDKKPTVQAWVIPAPRTGREGAPPRSSLELSSPSPSPSPSRKSRSPQPTPKKSPAPAPPKSPRHARPVELKLPPLTRVLTPPHNVDTLPHLRKFSPSQVPMQTRSSIHFAEDEELPVPEAMGNLRPVASVPPQGGNGRVSGDGTSDVSSPSDRRSSLIEIPLSSLKGEEEDDDDADGDDSLEGSITEALDSEPARAGMGFYFKDEAKAEEEMAQKRASFLERQQRRTEEAKRRKQWQEKEKEKKEEEARQRQAEEQPRQEEEVVGPRRGDFTRLEYQRRHQLKLMEDLDKVLRHKPTTVRALKKGRPKTVFCDDSALARSPVKGLLGSKLSKVYSQSTLSLSTVANDPGNSLSIKRSSRAASPSGPMSPSRLLSNQNRERDWENASTASSPASIPEYTGPKLYKEPSAKSNKYIIHNALSHCCLAGKVNEPQKNRILEEVEKSKANHFLILFRDSSCQFRALYTLSPETEELTRLAGYGPRTITLAMIEGIYKYSSDRKRFTQIPSKTMSMSVDAFTIQGHLWQTKKPGTPKKPGTPK; encoded by the exons agCACATCCCTGCTGAGCTACGCGAACCCTTCTATACAGACCAGTATGAACAGGAGCACATGAAACCACCTCTCATCCGCCTGTTGCACTCGTCTGACATCTACTGCCGTGCCTGGCGCCGGGCCCTGCCGTCGGGCGCTGATGGCGCCTCTTCCCCCAAGGACAATGCTGCCTTGCTCCAGCTTCTGGCCCATCGTGGCTTGGTGCCCACCTTCCAAGACAAGCCCATCAAGGAGACAGATCTGCACCACAAACCAATCAGACTG GGTGCGCACCTGGCATTGATTGACTCACTGATGACAGCGTTTGCGTTGGAAGCCACCAGCTCACTGAGTGTTACGCCAGGCACTGATCTGGCAGCCATCTCCTGGGACCAGAAACTTCTGCACTGGATAGACATG ATCATCCACAAGATACAGCAAAGCAGCGAACAGGAGTGCACTCAGCGGGCTGCTCCGGGAACGGATGGCCAGACCCAGGGCTCCAACAGCGGTCCCAAG TGTCCCACAAGGTGGTACTGGAAACTGGTTCCT CATGCCATCGCTTTTTGTTTGAAGGAGTCGGGGAATAAGCCTCCTGTG ATCCGCTATCGGAAGGACAAGGCGCTGCCCAAGCAGACTCCCTGCTTCCCTGCCATCACTGGCATGAAGGACCTGGCCAGCGGGGGCGCCATTGCTGCCACCATCCACTACTACTGCCCCCAGATTGTGCGCCTCGAAG ATGTGTGCCTGAAGGAGACCATGTCGGTGGCAGACAGCCTGTACAACCTGCAGCTGATCCAGGGCTTCTCTGCGGACTATTTGGGTGGCTCCTGCTTCCTCTCCTTGGAGGACCTGCTGTACATGCCGCCTATGCTGAGG ATAAACGTCGGGGTGTTCCTGGCAGAGTTGTTCCTGTGCTTTGAGGTGCTTAAGCCTGACTTTGTGCACCCAAAGGAGCTGCCTGGACTTCAAG ATTCCCCTGGGCTGAATGACTCCCTGACGCCCAACAGTGGGAACAACAGCAG TAGCTCCCCAGTTTTCAGCTTCCGCCACCCACTACTGCCTGGAGGGCAGGCACAGTCCCCACTCTGTGGTTCTTTAG GCTCCCTGCATCACTCCACATCCATGTCCCATGTTGAGGGTTTTGGTAAACCATGGAGCAAGAAGCAGCTCAG CCACCCGTTGTCGCAGGCGGTCTCCTTCAGCATCCCCTTTGGCTTGGACAGCGACGTGGACATTGTGATGGGGAATCCGGTGGGCATGCTGCGCTCTGTCAGCTCAGACAGCCTGGCCCCTGCCCTCTATTcctccttccctcgctccccACGCCCACGGTCCACTGATGTGGTTGAGGCCCCCAATGGCTTAGTGACAACACCGCTCCACAGTGCTGGACCCAAGGCCCAGGAGGGGCTGGCCCTAGAAAACGGGCTGAGCGACGGCTACCCTGACCTGCCTACCATCGAGGAGGCCCTGCAGATCATCCACAGCAGTGAGCGCCTGCTCCCCGAGGGAGCGCCTGATGGCTTTTACCTGCACTCTCCAGAGCCACCGAAAACTTCTGTGCCAGAAAAGGCACCCATGGCTACTGTTTACCGTTGCCACAATGGCCCCCCCAATGGGGCCGAGCCAGCCCAGGATGGCAGCCTAGACTCAGACGCCGAGGAGCCCACGCGGGCCCCTGGCGGCCCCGATGACTCCACCTCATGTGTCAGTTCGCTGAGCTCGCAGCCCGACAGCACGGCTTCATCCGCCTCTGGCGTGCGCATGACCAGCTTCGCAGAGCGCAAGAAGAAGCTGGCGGCGACAGACAGCAAGTCCAGTGGGATCAGCTCCGAGGGCTCTGAAGTTGGGCCTGTCCCGCCAGACGAGAGCCCCGCCCAGAGCCCTGCCCTCAGCTCGGAGATGAGCCAGCTGGGGGCGCGGCTAGAGGAGAAGCGCCGGGCCATTGAGGCTCAGAAGAAGCGCATTGAGGCCATCTTCACCCGGCACCGCCAGCGCCTGGGCAAGAGTGCCTTCCTGCAGCTACAGAAGGCCCCCGACGCCCAGGGCCAGTCGGAGGATGGCCGGCTCGCTCTCGAGGAGCGGCTTGCCCAGCtggaggctgaggaagaggccgGAAGCCCTCGGGCCCGCCTAGACAACAAGCAGGTGACCTTTTCCCCGGACATCACCAAGGGCGGAGCGTTGGACGAGAACCTGGGCGACTACAACCGGGCGGTGGCCAAGCTGAATACTGCCCTGAGCTCCCTGCAGCTGGACATGCAGCGTCTGAGCGATCAGCAGCAGCGCCTCCTGCTGGATAAGAAGCCTACCGTGCAGGCGTGGGTGATCCCAGCCCCAAGGACTGGCCGTGAAGGGGCTCCTCCCCGCTCCTCCCTGGAGCTGTCCTCCCCTTCGCCGTCTCCGTCTCCTTCCCGCAAGTCCCGCTCCCCTCAGCCCACACCTAAGAAGTCTCCCGCCCCAGCTCCTCCCAAGAGCCCCCGGCACGCCCGGCCAGTGGAGCTGAAGCTGCCCCCCCTCACACGAGTCCTGACGCCTCCCCACAACGTGGACACCCTCCCGCACCTCCGCAAGTTTTCCCCCAGCCAGGTACCCATGCAGACCCGCTCCTCCATCCATTTTGCCGAGGACGAGGAGCTGCCCGTACCAGAGGCCATGGGGAACTTGCGGCCTGTGGCCTCGGTGCCCCCTCAGGGGGGCAACGGCCGTGTCTCGGGGGATGGCACCAGTGATGTCTCCTCACCCAGCGACCGGCGCAGCAGCCTGATTGAAATCCCCTTGTCCAGCctgaagggggaggaggaagatgatgatgatgcagatgGCGACGACTCGCTGGAGGGATCCATCACCGAGGCCCTGGATTCTGAGCCGGCCCGGGCTGGCATGGGCTTCTACTTCAAG GATGAGGCGAAGGCTGAGGAGGAAATGGCGCAGAAGCGTGCaagcttcctagagaggcagcaGCGACGCACTGAGGAGGCGAAGCGCAGGAAGCAatggcaggagaaggagaaggagaagaaagaggaggaggcaaG ACAGCGGCAGGCAGAGGAGCAGCCCCGGCAAGAGGAGGAAGTGGTGGGGCCGAGGCGCGGTGACTTCACCCGCCTGGAATACCAGCGGCGCCATCAGCTCAAGCTGATGGAGGACCTGGACAAGGTGCTGCGGCATAAGCCCACCACTGTGCGTGCCCTGAAGAAGGGGCGGCCCAAGACAGTCTTCTGCGATGACTCTGCCCTGGCGCGCAGCCCCGTGAAAGGCCTCCTTG GCTCCAAGCTCAGCAAGGTGTATTCCCAGTCGACTCTCTCACTTTCTACGGTGGCCAATGATCCTGGCAACTCGCTCTCCATCAAGAGGTCTTCTCG AGCTGCGTCTCCTTCTGGGCCAATGTCCCCCAGCCGGTTGCTGTCAAACCAGAACCGCGAGCGTGACTGGGAGAACGCGTCGACCGCCTCCTCGCCAGCCTCCATTCCAGAGTACACGG GGCCCAAGCTCTACAAGGAGCCCAGTGCCAAGTCCAATAAGTACATTATTCACAATGCACTGTCTCACTGCTGCCTTGCTGGCAAAGTCAATGAACCCCAGAAAAATCGCATCCTGGAG GAAGTGGAGAAGAGCAAAGCCAATCACTTCCTCATCCTGTTCCGTGATTCGAGCTGCCAGTTCCGGGCGCTGTACACACTGTCACCAGAGACGGAGGAACTGACACGCCTGGCAGGCTATGGGCCGCGCACCATCACTCTGGCCATGATCGAGGGCATCTACAAGTACAGCTCTGACCGCAAGCGCTTCACGCAGATTCCCAGCAAGACCATGTCCATGAGTGTGGACGCCTTCACCATCCAAGGACACCTCTGGCAGACCAagaagccaggcacccccaagaAGCCAGGCACACCAAAATAG